The Ferviditalea candida genomic interval ATGGGGCTGCTATGATACGGTGCCGAAGCTGGCCATTTATGAAATCTACCGGCCAAAGGATGTCGATTTCGTCACGTTGTTCCATTACCGTTGGAACGGACAAATAAAAGAGTATGTCCAGGATGAGAGTGGAAACGTATGACCCAATATGCAGGCAGCGACCATCGGGCAAAAGCGAAAGCATATTTTAGTCAGCCTGGATTTCAACGAATGTTGGCCGCGGTATGGAACAGGTACGAAAGGCTGGAACGAATCGGCGGAAACGCTGTTGTGCGAAAGGTGACGCAAGCGGAAAGCGAAGCGATAAATTCTTTTTTTGGCTGGAATTTTAACGAGGGCGATGATATCAGCATTCCGCTGGTTTTATTTGAGCAGGAGCTTAGGGAGTCGATCTTTTCAATCGGTATTATGGAACTTTATCGTTTGATCGAGGGTAAAGCCCTTCTGACAAGAGCTGAAAAGCAATTGTTAAGCAATGCGGAGTGGCATCGGCTGTTTGACGAGGTCCGTCAATTGAGCGGAGAAGAAATTCTTCCCATTACCAATACATGGCTATCCAAGCTTTCGGCCGGGCAAGGAGTCGGGTGGCGTACACTCCGCGAGTTATTCCGTGACAATCACGCAAAAGCGCAAAGCTCATTAACTATTGTTGTGCGTGCACTTCATTTGCTGTTCGCCGAGTACAGTCGGATGGAGCCCATTCGCTTACCCGTGCTTGCAGCCCGTGTTTCGGGTGATGCACATGCGCTGGATATAAGCGAGCCTGCCGGGAGAATGCTTGTGGCTGTGTTGCAATCGATGATCCCGGACGAAGCAGGCCAACAAACGGCCCCTGCTGGAGATGAGGATGCTTCCGATCAGGACGGATCCAAATCGCTGAAGCTTCGCCAATTGTATCGGATGAATGGGATTCTCGACGATGATCTTTCGTCCATTGTATATTGGTCTGTGCCGGAGTATGGTAAACCATTGCTGCGGAATGTTTGGACGCTTAGGCAAGTCGAAGCGGCGGAACATGTGCCCCGTTGCTCCCGAATATATATCGTGGAAAATCCGGCAGTTTTCTCCACTTTAATTGATTCCATGAGCGAGCCGTTGTTCTTGACGGGCAATCCGCCGGCTCTTGTTTGTACCAGCGGTCCAGCCAGTGCGGCGGCTATCCGTTGGCTCCAGCGATGCATCGAGGTGTCAGACGGAACCTGTTCCATTTATTACTCGGGCGATTTTGATGTGAAAGGCATATCGATGGCGCAGACACTTCAGGGGCTTTTCCCGGAACGTTTCACAGCTTGGCGGTTCGATTGCCAAACATATGAAGATATCGTTGGCTGCCTGCCAGGCCCTTCATTGAATGGCGCCGAAATCTCAAAGTTACAGACGCTGAGCGTATCGTGGGATGACCAACTATGTAAGTCGATGAGCCAAAAGGCCCGTAAGGTGCATCAGGAAGCATTCGTGGATCAATTGGTGAAGGACTGGAAGGAATGTTTTGATTAAGGCTGGGGATTTCTTCTGAATGCGACTAAGAGCAATTGAGTCAAACTAAACACGACTTTTTATGATCTATATGTTATAATTAATTCGATTATTGAGTATACTTAAAAAAGTTGGAGGCAACTTTGTACAATATATTGTTCTACGAAGACGAGGAAGGGAATCGACCAGTTGAACAATTCATCGATCAACTTGATGCTGCTGCCGGTATTAATAAAAATGCAAGAGTTCAGTTGGAGCAGCTCATCTATTGCTTAAATCGGTTAGAAGATAAAGGGACACGAGCAGGCTAGAAGTTTACGAAACGGATCTCGGGAGATATTTGGGAACTATGTCCAGCTAATAATCGTATTTTATTCTTCGGTTGGAATGGAAATCATTTTATTTTATTACACCATTTCTCCAAAACAACACAAAAAACACCACCAAGGGAAATTGCGATTGCCGAAAGGCGAAT includes:
- a CDS encoding TIGR02679 domain-containing protein → MTQYAGSDHRAKAKAYFSQPGFQRMLAAVWNRYERLERIGGNAVVRKVTQAESEAINSFFGWNFNEGDDISIPLVLFEQELRESIFSIGIMELYRLIEGKALLTRAEKQLLSNAEWHRLFDEVRQLSGEEILPITNTWLSKLSAGQGVGWRTLRELFRDNHAKAQSSLTIVVRALHLLFAEYSRMEPIRLPVLAARVSGDAHALDISEPAGRMLVAVLQSMIPDEAGQQTAPAGDEDASDQDGSKSLKLRQLYRMNGILDDDLSSIVYWSVPEYGKPLLRNVWTLRQVEAAEHVPRCSRIYIVENPAVFSTLIDSMSEPLFLTGNPPALVCTSGPASAAAIRWLQRCIEVSDGTCSIYYSGDFDVKGISMAQTLQGLFPERFTAWRFDCQTYEDIVGCLPGPSLNGAEISKLQTLSVSWDDQLCKSMSQKARKVHQEAFVDQLVKDWKECFD
- a CDS encoding type II toxin-antitoxin system RelE/ParE family toxin, yielding MSGDIWELCPANNRILFFGWNGNHFILLHHFSKTTQKTPPREIAIAERRMDNWLSRKRKE